GATCAAGAAAACATCATAGGATGTGGGGGTTTTGGTTTAGTTTACAAAGCAACCCTTCCTGACGGCAGAAAGGTTGCCATAAAACGGCTATCTGGTGATTGTGGTCAAATGGACAGAGAATTTCGGGCGGAAATCGAAACGCTTTCTGGTGCTCAGCATCAgaatcttgttcttcttctaggGTATTGTTTGTATAAAAATGACAGGCTTCTGATTTACTCTTTCATGGAGAACGGTAGCTTAGATTACTGGTTACATGAAAAACTTGATGGTCCGTCTTGCCTTAATTGGGATACCAGACTGCAGATTGCTCGGGGGGCAGCTGCAGGGCTGGCTTATTTGCATCAATCCTGTGAACCTCATATCCTCCATCGAGATATAAAGTCGAGTAACATTCTTTTAGACAAAAACTTCAAAGCTCACTTAGCCGATTTTGGTCTTGCCAGGCTCATTCTTCCCTATGATTCCCACGTCACGACCGATCTTGTTGGTACACTGGGCTACATTCCACCAGAGTACGGGCAATCCTCGGTGGCAACTTACAAAGGGGACGTGTATAGTTTTGGAGTTGTTCTATTAGAGCTTTTGACTGGTAAAAGGCCAATCGATATGTGCAGACCGAAAGGAGTTCGAGACTTGATCTCTTGGGTGTTTCAAATAAGGGAAGACAGAAAAGTAAGTGAGGTGTTCGATCCATTAATATACAATAAGCAGCATGAGACAGCGATGTCTGAAGTTCTTGATATAGCATGCCTTTGCTTATGCAAGGTACCTAAAGAGAGGCCTTCAACTCAACAGCTGGTTTGTTGGCTTGATAGAGTAGGTTAAATCTCCCAAGCTTCTCAACTCAAACATTTGTACATTTTAGTATACTGCATATATTCCACACGGTAATTCTCTTGTGTACATATGCACATCCAGCAGTCTCAATTGAAGATGTGAAGCTTCATTTTGAGATTAAAtagtaatattttgaaaacttgTAAACTAAAAGtagataagttgttgaaaGGAGCCTAAAAAGTCTCACTTTTGACTAATAAGATAACGTTGATTTTCCCTTGTGCGGAACTATGAATTGTATTTTGGGTTCATAGGCTAGACTTTGAATAATgttctctaaaattttagataactctcaatatatatctttaaaacTTTTGTTGAGGGTCAGATTAGGCTTCATGGATCGACCAATATTTGATGCCTACTTTTGATTAACAATTTTCCCCCcctttttccctcttctttctccAAACTAAATGGtggaattgaaattttttaatatgtgaGGGCAAAATCTGCGAATTTTAAATGACAAAAAGTAAGAATCATTTAGAGGAGTAGAGATCATTTTGTGTATGTAAGGAATAAATTTTGTGGCTCCCATTTTAGAGCAGGTTTCAATTGTGCTTATCCACGTTATGGAGTATTTTCtaccataaaataataataataataataataaataaatattgagtTTTTCAAACATAAGATTTGATTGAGATAGCGAAATGGTTTGACATTTGATTCTAAATAAAGATGGAAATTTGACCAATGAAGGGATAGGAAGGAATGATAAAAGATGGTCAAATATGGAAATTCCATGACCACATTTGTCAAATTTGTGAGGTCACACCATTATTAAATGTAGTCAAATCAATCTTTTTTGTTAATAGAATAATCGGAAATGGtcaataatattctaaatatacataaatctattgatttttttttctatgccTATTTggtgtataatttttttaatgtaaagtTTGGAAAATCGTTATTGGTACTCATTCATGTTAGCCACAATTTGAGATCAAAGTGTTTGCCCGATTCTATATCGAAACATATGAAGCATTCTGAAAGTAAGtaaaacaaacattttttattttatcttttttctcttgaaatcaaaagacaaaacTGGAATGCCACAAGTCAGGGAGTGGAGTTGCATTTGGAGTTCggccaaaattttcattttctttatctatATGTGTTGGCCCAAAGTTTTCTCGCATTGGGCTTTGTATGTTTCGCCTatgatttcttgttttctttgtcCAATTTTATCCCATAATATTAGcttccacttttttttattaggatTTTGGGTTTGACTTGTTATAAGACGATAAGCAACCTTTGTTTAATGTATATATACCAGACACACGCATATTATTACCACACACACATAAAGATTAGTGTGATTGTAACAGAAATGGAGTGTGAATGGATGATTTTCTGATGAGATCCCCCAAATGCAAGGAAGATGGTTGGGCGTTGTCGGCAAAGacagaaaaacaagaaacaagttGGGTCTTCCTCTTTTGAGACGTGGTTAGTGGTTACAACGAATGATTTtaagaaagaattaaaaagatcaattgttttaatatgaaaattttaagatttttggacagaaatgaaaaatagatagccagcccagcccagcccagcccagcccagcccagcccagcccaTGTAAGTGAAAATCGAAAcctgtttatttcttttgaggCCGCCTTCTCGCAAATaccttcattcttctttctagGGCAGCAGCACTAGCAGCACTCCGCTCGTAGCCGCCGGTAAcccctctcttcttctctctcttgaaTGCCCGTTcgttttttcgttttcatcGTTATGTTTTCTTTCTGTCTTTGTGTactcaaaacaagaaaatatttcCGTCTTTTACTGACAAGAATCAACAGTCTTGTTCAATTTATCTATTGCCTCAAGACTTCGGGATCTTTCCCTTAAGTCTTGCctattgttttgatttgtttgttaCAGTTAGAGTGTTGTGTTTTCATCCTTGATTTCGTTTATTAGTGCTATTCTTATTGATAAATTTCCTCCCGTTTCGTTGTTTGGTTCGGGCAGGAGGGTAATTTTGATACAGGGTTTCAGCGATGGCACCTAAAGGTATGTGCGCATTGTGTTTTTGTGGTTTCAGTACGCAATGTTCGTTTATTCGAATCAGTGAGTTCCATTGTAATCTAGTACGGGGATATTACTCGAAAATTTATGATATCCACTTCTGCTCTGAGTTACATGGGTCAGTGGATTTCTATGTGCCTGGTGTTTatagaaatttattttcttctattccTATGTATACAATTTGGTGTTAGGatttaaacatattatattgCTGTGAAGATTAGTTAGTTGTGACCAATGCTCTCTATATTTTCCAGTATAGTTGGTACCGATCCTAGAAATTGTTAGTGCATTATGTCCTCTTTCATTTAGTTGTTTTCTCCTCGTTTGATGGAAAAcaaattgatgttctaaatttGAATTGTTTTGAGAATATACTGGAAGAATGGCATCTGAGCTCTTAATGTACTGTACTAACTGGTTGCTCTTGAGCTGTTGCAATTCTTTGTTGTgttctattctaaattgaTGGTTTTGCAGCTGACAACACCAAGAAGACTGATCCTAAAGCACAAGCCCTGAAGACAGCCAAGGCGGTCAAGTCTGGACCAACTTTCAAGAAGGCTAAGAAGATCAGAACATCGGTCACATTCCATCGCCCCAAGACATTGAAGAAGGATAGGAATCCCAAGTATCCTCGGATCAGTGCGACTCCTAGACATAAGTTAGACCAATACCAAATTCTTAAATATCCATTGACCACTGAGTCTGCAATGAAGAAGATTGAGGATAATAACACACTTGTTTTTATTGTCGATATTCGTGCcgacaagaaaaaaattaaagatgcTGTGAAGAAGATGTATGACATTCAGACCAAGAAAGTGAACACTTTAATCAGGTACGCATGTATGAATTTAGAAGTTACACTTGCCACCAAAGTTTACCATCATCATTTACCTAGGTGGCATGGAACAGAAGAAATAATAGTTCGTATGATTCTTTCTAGCTTCGCCAATGGCAATACATTAGCTATAACTGCTTGGCTGTTTGGGTTCGATAGTGCATgccattttattttcagatatttttcataatgaataaagttaaaattgatttcttaAATGCATATGTTAGGTTATGACTAGTGTCCTAACTATATTCTTGGTATGCAGGCCTGATGGAACAAAGAAGGCATATGTTAGGTTAACCCCAGATTATGATGCTCTAGACGTGGCAAACAAGATTGGAATTATCTANATTCCAAAATTACTTGAGTTAGAATAACTCAGAGAAgcaatacaaaaaataaataatcggaaaaaaaatgacatttagaaaaataacaaagaaaataaaagaaaaaggaaaaaggtaataaaacaaataaataagtggATTTTAAATACCTTCCCATACCCACATTTTTTATGGCTATGAAAAGAGCTTTCCCAAGCAATAAATTAAGTCCCATGCCCCAAACATAGGTTTTAGGAACCCATGTCATTTCCCATCTCAAGTCCCATCCCAAACAATAAATGCCCCCTAAATGGTTATGGAGATGAAATCTtcggagagagaaaatgacaaattatctagaaactaaatgttgtaatatttaatttgtttcatcAGTGCATTAGAAActataaatgttaaaataggaaataaaaacaagaaaggaaCAAATTTGAATTGTTTGTAACTGGAACTACAAATGGAGTCCACAATTTAAGTCCTAACATATGGACTCTTTTAACCCACCTAAATAACTCAACACCCAAATACACATTCCTAAATGTGGTCGAAGagctaaaaaacaaaaccaaaacacCCGCcataaccttaaattaaaccCAAGCAAATGAATACTTTAGCATCCATCAGCCCATAAGAGAAATCTCTGTTTGCGCGTAGTTTTCCCATCTCACTTTCGGGATCTCTCTATTTTTGCTGCACATTCTGTATTTCCCCAATTTCGTTAAAATGCCGCAACACACCTAGATTATTTGCCCCAAAACGAAGAACCAAGAATATTCACTCACAACACAGCTACATTATTTGCTCGATTGATCGCAttgctgttttctttttcgtcGTTGAATTTCGCGGAGGAACGACGATTCTCTATAATTCGTTTCCACGTGAAAGGGGAGGAGGATTAATGGAGACTAGCAGCGTCGGCATGGATAATTCGCCGGCGAAGGCGTTTTTGTTGATCGACGCAACCACTTGGTGGCAAGAAATCAATGATTCTCTCCTTTGGCAGGATCATATCTTCCTCACCCTTGCCGCTCTTTATGGCATCGTCGCCATCGTCGCTCTTGTAGGCtccttctctctgtttctaTACCCTTCTGTTCCCGTCCTTGTCCTTGTGTTTTCTGTTGTTAATCTCTCGTCGGAATTGAATTTGGGGAATTGGGTTTTTGTTTACTAGACtgaatatttgattttcatgGTGTCCCTTGTTTCTGGTTTCCTTAATTTCGTTGTTGTATTGGGTTATTTGCTCATTGCACATCTAATTCACCTGGACTTGAATATGGGGTTTTATTTAaggattttgttgtttctgaTTCATAATCCCTATCTCTGTGCTAGGAAAAGAACGAAGAGCTAGCAAACATGGAGCTTTCTTTGTCATTCTACTTTTGATCCTTAATTGTTTCTTTAGAATGAAAAACTGTAGTGGGGACTCTCTGGTTTTAGGCAATGGAAAAAGAATGGATGAGATAATGAATTCGATTGTATGAATCGTTGTTGGGGTTCTTAAATGTTTAATGTTAGGATGTTTGTGCCTGGTTTTAGGTTCAACTAGTTCGTATACAATTGAGGGTGCCGGAGTATGGTTGGACCACGCAGAAGgtcttccattttctcaatttcttgGTGAACGGAGGTTTATTTCATcggttttgtttttcctttttccactTACCTTTTCTTTAATTGTTGTGAGTTCTGTGAATCTCTGGGCTAAGTGATTAAATGTATCTCACTGCAGTGCGGGCAGTCGTTTTTGTATTCCGTCGTGACGTACAGAGTTTGGAACCACCGGTGTGGTTTGGTTCTTAATTGGTTGTtctgatttctttttcctatcaCATGTTTAATGTTTCCCTTGTTTGTCTGTCTTAATAGATTCTCCATCATATCTTGCTTGACATGCCAAGCCTTGCCTTCTTCACAACTTATGCTCtattggttttgttttgggcaGAGATTTACTACCAGGTggacatttttatttttgaattcaTAATGTTCTTTTTGCGAATATGGAAAGACTATATATACACACCTTACAAAAACTTTCCTCAGGCACGTGCTGTATCAACTGATGGGTTGAGACCAACTTTCCTTACGGTAAATGCAGTGGTCTATATTATTCAGGTGAGGCTCATTGCTATATCACGATTGAGAGATGAAGAATAGAATATTAGGGGCGAGGAGAGTTCAGGGGAGGAGGTTTGGTCTTTAGCAAGGTTTGACGCCTCATTTTGGGCGTCCATGTTGAAGGAGTTTTGCAATTATTAAGTTAGGTCTTATTATTCTAAATGGTAGCTCTTTCCTAGGCCGCCAAGCTAGGTATCATCAGCCTCCTTTTAGGTGGTTGTTTTGTAGGCCCGTTTTTTATTGGCTCGTGTTTTCGTCCCTTGTTAGCTCTCTTGTCCTCTTTCAtcttttctgattttttcattttaaaaaaaaatgtgtatcAGGGTGTTGGCTCGTTGTGGCCATTTCAATTAACGACATCAACAATCATTTGATTCATAACACCagttattaatttcataatctaGTGAATATGAGTGAGAATAATGCGTCCTTAAGCATGTTGGATGGTAAAGCAGACCATTGACTCAACGTGTAACTAACCATACATGTGTCGGCTGTATTTTGCATTCTGCCTACTACGTGGATCATTATTCATAGTCAATAGCCAGCATGTTAAccgattaatatatttaacccttctttttctaaaagtttgATTGAGTTGCTTGCAGATTGTTTTGTGGCTGATATTGTGGTGGAATCCTGTTCATGTTCTGGCCACCCTTTCTAAGATGTTCTTTGCCAGTGTCTCTTTGTTTGCTGCCCTCGGGTTTCTTATTTATGGGGGAAGGTAATATTAGCATCTgctttttctctgtttctttatGATTTACATACATTTAAATAATCCTTTTTTCTGTGATGGAGgagtaagaaaaaaatctaTGTTTATTGCTTATAGAACCCATACACTACAAGGGAAGTTTGTGATCATGAACTTCTAAACGGGCCTTGTGTTTCTTTAATTGGGGAGTAATTTTGTTAATGGCTGCTGTATTTTAAAGGTATATGTGCCAGATATGATTTATAGCTTAGGGAAGCTGTATATGTCCGAGTAAAAATCCATTTGCCTatagatttaattattaaaggtGGAATATAAAGTTGCAGCTCACTGGTCCCCAGTGAGTGGTTCTTCCAGTTgaataatttcatttcttccGGTGTTGATGGATACCGGTCATTGAGATTGGAGAACCTGAGATGAATCGGTTGAGACGACCCTAATCAATTCTGAAAAGTTAATGAAGACTTCTAGaagggttttttctttttttggtgttgtgtgtgtgtgtgtgtgagagagagagagagagagaagaaactaCTTTCATGAAAGAATACACCAACAGAACATAAGCCAAAGGAACAAGGGAGCCACAACAAAGTTAAAACGAAAGGCTCctgtcatttcaaatttaatccAGGAAACAGAAAACACTGAGAACCAAAAACGTGGACAGAGCGATTGAAGGCGAGCCATTCTTCAATTGTTCTCTCTGTGTGAGTCGTATGATATTTTCCCCCCTGAAATTCTCAGTTTAATTGGGGTTGGAGAAtcctttttttcctcaaaacAATTTCAAGGATGGGGGGCAGAATGTAACCTTGCTTTGACCCCAATCTCTACCctgaagttttttttaaaatatttacagCACAAGGCTTTTTGTTGGTTATGGACCTTATGGTTAGAAAGTCAACCATAAATAAGTTAGCGTCTTGGCAAGacttttttaaatctatatttaaaaatattaaaggagttagattattcttattatttttagggAAACGGTGCTGTTATAACTACAAATAGTTGAACTTTAGCAATATGCATACTAGCACTGAATTTTAAAGGTTGGAATCCCAAGGTATTTCTAAATTGCGAGGGTTGCTGCAATTATTTGCCTTCATacttatgaaatttaaatccAATGACTAATGGAGATATAGCTATAGGGTAtgtaatattttcaaatttttaggagtaattttttagattcaaAGTTGGGCGTGACAGTACCAATGTTTAGTTTTGGAGTGGTTTCTTGTTtgccaaaaataatttaagagtTGAGGAAGGTTCACTTTTCTTGTCATATGATAACCCTTTTCGTGCAGAATTATTAAATCATGTGATCTTCAGTAGTTTTCACTTCCGTTGGCTTTTCTCTTTTGGTGCACTATTGGCATCTGGCAGACTTGGAAATTCCCTGTCTGTGACATTACTTGTAATTTGCTAATGGTTACTTTAACTGTCTCTGGGTAGATTGTTCTTGATGTTACAGCGCTTTCCTGTGGAATCCAAAGGAAGACGTAAGAAGTTGCAAGAGGTAGGATGTTATAGACttctttttagaattttgattcGTTTTAATCTTTCCCAtagattctctcttttaacttttatttgttttgggtGGGACAGGTTGGCTATGTGACAACtatatgtttttcttgtttcctCGTCAGATGCATCATGGTGAGTTTACTTCTCTCCAATGTTGTTATGCTGTACCATTGGGAGTGATTGCATTAGATATTCTGCCTTGTAGAGTTAGTATGTTATCATACTTACAATCGGTGTGTAGAACAAACATCTCGCTCATTATGAttgatcaaatttttaaaaatatttgtgacAAGTTTAAGAAGTTGGACAATTGTAATTTATAATGGAGGTGCTAACTATTATAATCAGCTTTTGTTACTTGATGTGCATGAAAATTAGCATAgaataatgttttaataagATATGAAGACAAGCAACTCAAGAAGGTTAGTTGTATCGGCGGTTACCTACATGTTTTACCGCACCAGTAACTAGGCCGGGCCTGGGTATTATAATGaacttcaaattcattttcgTTTGGGTCCTTAACCAATCATCAAGGAAAGCCTAACGCCGTCCTCAAGGATTAAGCATAACGTAATAGAGTTACATATAGGCTTATCCTTGTAGCTATTACTTGTGTATTATTTAATCGCTGTTTTATGCATATACTATACAGTGAAATGAACAACATGTTGTTTTGCCTTTCAATTGCTTTATATTCATACTCATTCGTTTTAATCttggtttaattttcttgCGCTGTAGATGTGCTTTAATGCTTTTGATCAAGCTGCAGACCTTGATGTTTTGGATCATCctgttctaaattttatatactACCTGGTAAATTCGGATTTACCTATGTTATTTCGCTTGTGGTTGTTTGTATTACTAGTCAATTGGGGTATTCTAATCAATATGATGAGTTTCCTGCATTCTATTAGTGTTCTATGATGATGAATTTAGTTCAAGTCTCAACGTTAAGCTTGGGACTTGGTGCCTTTTCATAAAGGTGAAGCCTTAcccttaaaattataatattctcCTCGATGGGAGATGGGTTATTCTTTGAACGGAATACGTTGTTCCTTAGTATTTTCTACTTCTTTTTGTTCAGGAAAATGTGGAACGTCATTCTCTTTCAAAAGTATGAGTTCTTACTTGTGTTTCCATGTATGCAGTTGGTTGAGATTTTACCTTCTTCTCTGGTCCTCTTCATTCTGAGAAAGCTGCCTCCCAAACGAGGAATTACGCAGTACCATCCTATCCGCTGAAAGGgttgaggaagaaaaagaaagtgtgGTCAAGGTTTCAACTTCTTGCATCAGAAGGAAGCGGAAGAATTGGGAATGAAAAGGTACATGCTTTCTAGGGAAACATGCCTGAGGCATTTGGAGTTGTGTTTAAATAGAAATGAAGAGGTACAGGCCCGAGATTAGTGTTGGTGTGGCATATGATTTAACCTAACTCGCTGGATCtcttgttgttgcctttttggTTCAATAATAGCAAGAGAAACAGTGACATTTCTAAATGCTTTTCCCTGTATATATACCCAACAATTGCATCTGAATTCTGCTTTTATAACTCATGCTCTATGACTCGTTAATTTTTTGCGACAAAAGCCATTAGAGGCGGAGGAATTCAAACCCAAGACTTGACATTTTTAAACTAGCcgctcttttcttctttttttttttagtgcaACAGGGATTGAAACTTGAACTCCGACGTGAAGGAAAGTAAATGGTGCCTTAAATGTTGAACCCTTgtcctcattttttttttcctacatCATTTTTGTACACtaatttctcatttcattTCCTATTGTTTAAGTTTTGATCAATAATTTGGTTGTGTTTAAGCTATCCACCAAAATGGATGTAGGCGAAAAGTATAAAGATTTAAAACCCCTCTTAAGAAAAGGCAACCATTCATGTGACATTTTGACCCACATGCCTCCAATTTATGTTGAATCTATCTATTCGTTGGATTTCTTGGCCCTACCCAGGTGACCACCGCCAATtggaataataattattatcaaagatattaatgaaacgGACAAAATaatgtcaaagaaagaaatggacAAAGCTCCTACTTGCTAACCTTACCCACACCGTCATTTTCGGATTGACACACCAACCAATGAAactattcaaaaaaaaaaaaaNaaaaaaaaaaaaaaaaaaaaaaaaaaaaaaaaaaaaaaaaaaaaaaaaaaaaaaagcttttaaataaaatcaacgTTAAATGAAGTGCTTGTCCAAAGGGAGTTGAAGAAGTTTTATTGAGAATTTCTGAGATGTTAGTGTCTTGCTCACGAGAAGAAAGGCGAGACAAAGATCCAatgttagataaaaaaaaatttaagatgcTTTGGAAAGAGAAGATTGTTGTTGGGTTATGGTTAATGTTAGAGTAGTTATGACAACTACACCTCTAGTACCTACCGCTTTCTTATTACATAGATGAAATTtgggtcaaagtggataattGTAATGCTAAGAAGGAATTGAGTCGATATACAAGAATGATAAATGGAAACTTTGGAGCTTCCTCAAGGTAAAAATGTTGTTTGTTGCAACTCATATGCCTTGTGTCTACACTCAAATGATGAGATTGATTATATATCTCGAGTTTTATATTGAGTGTAGTTGAATATTTCGTGTATGCAATAGTTTGCACATGTCTTAGATTTATCCTAGGTAGTTATTGCAACTTGTAAATATTTGAGCaatcctaaaaaataaaattggaaagtAGTTCAATCGAAGCTTGTGAGGTACtgtttgttgaggattattgggagtgaatcCCACGTtcgttaatttagtggaagatcatgggtttataagtgaggaatattatcttcattggtatgaggccttttgaagacgcaaaaaacaaaatcatcagagcttatactcaaagtggacaatatcaattcctgacatggtattagagtcattctctaaacttaaccatgtcaatagaatcctcaaatatcgaacaaagaattgtgagcctcgaaagtgTAATTAAAAGTAACTAAAGTgtgaggggaggattgttgaagatTATAGATAGAGTCATTAGTCAAATAGTTCCGGGTCAACATTCTTTTTTGTGATAGTCAGAATTCTATCTTCTTTTCCGTGAGAATAAAAGCTGTATACCAATTTGAGCACTAAAAATAATAGGAGTGATAGAATGACTAAATGTCTTCCTTTCAAAACTACTTATACATTCGGTTGATCAACTAAGGTCAAAATAGAGATttgttgataaaaaaaaaatcaccacctaaaaataaagattttctATGAAATTGACCGTTACCTCCTACTTCACATGAGAGTTTTGAAATTAGTAGTGAGATAGAAAAAGTTGGTGTGGTCTGAGAGGTCAACTTAGTTATTCACCACCTAAAAGTCAGCAATTATACAAGACATTGGATACNCTAAATtcattaccaaaaaaaaaaaaaaaataataataataaaaatatatatatataggtataTGCAAATCATTCTCTGTCGTTTTACTTTTACTTGAAGCagtaatttcaatttattttatattttaattgaagcaagaaattcaaatttaaacttaaaaggAAAGGATGACAaacagtattttttttatttataaatatcatgatttttttttacccatttttgAAAAGTGatcattcattcttttttcaaaatttgaatacaaattcatatatttatattctgGGTtcataataaagttttaatcaagtgttgttttggtttcttttatttttttaaactctatttttattataattttagcaTAATATTAactcaataaaattttgaaatgcagtaataattttatattaaagattttttttttttttttggttgggcATGTAATTTgtgttaaaattttgagttggttactttttaaaataaaggaacAAAGATGAACGTTTCCAAAAggtattttcaaaaaaatatatggaaaCTTTAGTggacaaaatttgaaatattaagaACCATAAAATGAACTCTTTGAAAGTAGAGGGACCAAAGTAGAGAATATAAGAAAGTAAAAGGATTTGAAgtgaaaaaaaggagaaagagaataaaGGTCCTTTTCCATGGTCTTAGTAGAAGACGAAATAGCTGAAGATGCAGAGGCAGAGAACGGTTCAGTGTACAGATGAATTGAAGCAGCGcgcgcacacacacacacacacatgcTTGTTGCCTTATCTCTCAGTCTCATAGCGGAAGTGATGGAACTTCCCTTCactcctcttcctctttctgAGCTTTGACCATGAAATCTCAATCTCCACCCATTAATTCCCTCCACAACCCACTCTTCTGAACTCGCCTTTGCGCGAAGGCTTGTAGCATTGCTCGAAATCCCTTCGTTTCTTCTCCTTCTGCTAATCCCAGACGACGAATTTATTTCATGGACTACGAGAGGATCCAGAAGCCTCAGGTTTttgcttcgttctcttctgtttctctctcttctcgcTGCCTGTATTTCCATGACCCATCATGAGGGGACGATGCA
This genomic window from Cucurbita pepo subsp. pepo cultivar mu-cu-16 chromosome LG01, ASM280686v2, whole genome shotgun sequence contains:
- the LOC111800401 gene encoding tobamovirus multiplication protein 3-like, giving the protein METSSVGMDNSPAKAFLLIDATTWWQEINDSLLWQDHIFLTLAALYGIVAIVALVQLVRIQLRVPEYGWTTQKVFHFLNFLVNGVRAVVFVFRRDVQSLEPPILHHILLDMPSLAFFTTYALLVLFWAEIYYQARAVSTDGLRPTFLTVNAVVYIIQIVLWLILWWNPVHVLATLSKMFFASVSLFAALGFLIYGGRLFLMLQRFPVESKGRRKKLQEVGYVTTICFSCFLVRCIMMCFNAFDQAADLDVLDHPVLNFIYYLLVEILPSSLVLFILRKLPPKRGITQYHPIR
- the LOC111801766 gene encoding 60S ribosomal protein L23a-like, giving the protein MAPKADNTKKTDPKAQALKTAKAVKSGPTFKKAKKIRTSVTFHRPKTLKKDRNPKYPRISATPRHKLDQYQILKYPLTTESAMKKIEDNNTLVFIVDIRADKKKIKDAVKKMYDIQTKKVNTLIRPDGTKKAYVRLTPDYDALDVANKIGIIXIPKLLELE